From a single Miscanthus floridulus cultivar M001 chromosome 8, ASM1932011v1, whole genome shotgun sequence genomic region:
- the LOC136475579 gene encoding bax inhibitor 1 — MDAFYSTSSSSSGPYGATAYGGSGWGYDSLKNFRQITPAVQTHLKLVYLTLCVALASSAVGAYLHVVWNIGGMLTTLGCVGSIAWLFSVPVYEERKRYGLLMAAALLEGASVGPLIKLAVEFDPSILVTAFVGTAIAFACFSCAAVVAKRREYLYLGGLLSSGLSILLWLQFAASIFGHSTSSFMFEVYFGLLIFLGYMVYDTQEIIERAHHGDMDYIKHALTLFTDFVAVLVRILVIMLKNASDKSEDKKRKKRS, encoded by the exons ATGGACGCCTTCTACTcgacatcctcctcctcctcggggcCGTACGGCGCGACGGCGTACGGCGGCAGCGGCTGGGGCTACGACTCGCTCAAGAACTTCCGCCAGATCACCCCCGCCGTCCAGACCCACCTCAAGCTC GTTTACCTCACCCTATGCGTGGCGCTGGCCTCGTCGGCGGTGGGCGCTTACCTGCACGTCGTCTGGAACATCGGCGGGATGCTGACCACGCTCGGCTGCGTCGGCAGCATCGCCTGGCTCTTCTCGGTGCCCGTCTACGAGGAG AGGAAGAGGTATGGGCTGCTGATGGCGGCTGCCCTCCTGGAAGGGGCTTCGGTTGGACCCCTCATCAAGCTCGCCGTGGAATTTGACCCAAG CATCCTGGTGACAGCGTTTGTGGGGACTGCCATTGCGTTCGCGTGCTTCTCTTGCGCCGCCGTGGTGGCCAAGCGCAGGGAGTACCTCTACCTGGGAGGGCTGCTCTCTTCTGGGCTCTCCATCCTGCTCTGGCTGCAGTTCGCCGCCTCCATCTTTGGCCACTCCACTAGCAGCTTCATGTTTGAG GTTTACTTTGGTCTGCTCATCTTCCTGGGGTACATGGTGTACGACACGCAGGAGATCATCGAGAGGGCGCACCACGGCGACATGGACTACATCAAGCACGCCCTCACCCTCTTCACCGACTTCGTGGCTGTCCTTGTCCGCATCCTCGTCATCATG CTCAAGAACGCGTCTGACAAGtcggaggacaagaagaggaagaagaggtcgTGA